The Microbacterium sp. LWH7-1.2 genome window below encodes:
- a CDS encoding RidA family protein, whose translation MSVSARLAELGIDLPDVVPPVAAYVPAKAHGDLVYTAGQLPMVSGALPATGKVGEGHGLVPASDAKAYARQSALNALAAAADAVGGVDRLTGVLKVTGFVASVPEFTGQPGVINGASELLGELFGDAGTHARSAVGVPVLPLDAPVEVEVVFSYA comes from the coding sequence GTGAGCGCCCGTCTCGCCGAGCTCGGCATCGACCTTCCCGACGTCGTTCCTCCCGTAGCCGCGTACGTCCCCGCGAAGGCGCACGGCGACCTCGTCTACACAGCCGGCCAGCTGCCGATGGTCTCCGGCGCGCTGCCGGCGACGGGCAAGGTCGGCGAGGGCCACGGACTCGTTCCGGCGTCCGACGCGAAGGCGTACGCGCGCCAGAGCGCCCTCAACGCACTCGCGGCCGCAGCGGACGCGGTCGGCGGCGTGGACCGGCTCACCGGCGTCCTCAAGGTCACCGGGTTCGTGGCATCCGTTCCCGAATTCACCGGCCAGCCCGGCGTGATCAACGGCGCGAGCGAGCTGCTCGGCGAGCTCTTCGGCGACGCCGGCACGCATGCACGTTCGGCGGTCGGTGTGCCGGTGCTCCCGCTGGACGCCCCCGTAGAGGTCGAGGTCGTCTTCTCGTACGCCTGA
- the acs gene encoding acetate--CoA ligase: MSEQTPLTQATSQIDHLLNEDRRFAPTDDFAADAIATAELYEEAKADRLGFWADKARDLHWHKPFTEVLDWSNPPFAQWFADGELNVAYNCLDRHVEAGNGDRVALLWEGEPGDERRVTYAELTDEVKRLANVLEGLGIGQGDRVAIYLPMIPEAVASMLAVARIGAIHSVVFGGFSADSLRARIDDAGAKLVITADGGYRKGKVSPLKPAVDLALGDRGTGVQETVEHVLVVKRGENDVDWTEGRDLWWHDVVTAASGEHEAQPFPAENPLFILYTSGTTGKPKGILHTSGGYLTQSAFTNKVVHDLHPETDVYWCTADIGWITGHSYVTYGPLANGATQVLYEGTPDAPHPGRWWEIVQKYGVTVLYTAPTAIRSFMKLGRAIPKQFDLSSLRLLGSVGEPINPEAWMWYRKIIGGKTAPIVDTWWQTETGSIMVSALPGVTETKPGSAQVPLPGISIDVVDEDGTHVGNGNGGLLVITEPWPSMLRGIWGDPERFVETYWEKFQKQGYYFAGDGARLDDDGDVWLLGRVDDVMNVSGHRLSTTEIESALVGNEAVAEAAVVGASDETTGQAVVAFVIIKQSYLDAHSPDGLAQNLRLWVGEQIGPIARPRDVYIVGELPKTRSGKIMRRLLRDVAEGREVGDTTTLADTAVMSVISAQVK, encoded by the coding sequence ATGAGCGAACAGACCCCTCTCACGCAAGCCACCAGCCAGATCGACCACCTGCTCAACGAGGACCGGCGCTTCGCGCCCACTGACGACTTCGCCGCCGACGCGATCGCGACGGCGGAGCTGTATGAAGAGGCGAAGGCCGACCGCCTCGGCTTCTGGGCCGACAAGGCGCGCGATCTGCACTGGCACAAGCCCTTCACCGAGGTGCTCGACTGGTCGAACCCGCCGTTCGCGCAGTGGTTCGCCGACGGCGAGCTCAACGTCGCGTACAACTGCCTCGACCGCCACGTCGAGGCAGGCAACGGCGACCGCGTCGCGCTGCTGTGGGAGGGCGAGCCAGGCGACGAGCGTCGCGTCACCTACGCCGAGCTGACCGACGAGGTCAAGCGTCTCGCGAACGTGCTGGAGGGCCTCGGCATCGGCCAGGGCGACCGCGTCGCGATCTACCTGCCGATGATCCCGGAGGCGGTCGCCTCGATGCTCGCCGTCGCGCGCATCGGCGCCATCCACTCCGTCGTGTTCGGCGGCTTCTCGGCCGACAGCCTGCGGGCCCGCATCGACGACGCCGGCGCAAAGCTCGTCATCACCGCCGACGGCGGGTACCGCAAGGGCAAGGTCTCCCCGCTCAAGCCCGCCGTCGACCTCGCCCTCGGCGACCGCGGCACCGGCGTGCAGGAGACCGTCGAGCACGTGCTCGTCGTCAAGCGCGGCGAGAACGACGTCGACTGGACCGAGGGCCGCGACCTGTGGTGGCACGACGTGGTCACCGCCGCGTCCGGCGAGCACGAGGCGCAGCCCTTCCCCGCTGAGAACCCGCTGTTCATCCTCTATACGTCGGGCACCACCGGCAAGCCCAAGGGCATCCTGCACACGTCGGGCGGCTACCTGACCCAGTCGGCGTTCACGAACAAGGTCGTGCACGACCTGCACCCCGAGACCGACGTGTACTGGTGCACCGCCGACATCGGCTGGATCACTGGGCACAGCTACGTCACGTACGGCCCGCTCGCGAACGGCGCGACGCAGGTGCTCTACGAGGGCACGCCCGATGCCCCGCACCCCGGCCGCTGGTGGGAGATCGTGCAGAAGTACGGGGTGACCGTGCTCTACACCGCGCCGACCGCAATCCGCTCGTTCATGAAGCTGGGCCGGGCGATACCGAAGCAGTTCGACCTGTCGTCGCTGCGCCTGCTCGGCTCGGTGGGCGAACCCATCAACCCCGAGGCGTGGATGTGGTACCGCAAGATCATCGGCGGCAAGACGGCGCCGATCGTCGACACGTGGTGGCAGACCGAGACCGGCTCGATCATGGTGTCGGCCCTTCCCGGTGTCACCGAGACCAAGCCCGGTTCGGCACAGGTGCCGCTGCCCGGCATCTCGATCGACGTCGTCGACGAGGACGGCACGCACGTCGGCAACGGCAACGGCGGACTCCTCGTCATCACTGAGCCGTGGCCGTCCATGCTGCGCGGCATCTGGGGCGACCCTGAGCGCTTCGTCGAAACCTATTGGGAGAAGTTCCAGAAGCAGGGCTACTACTTCGCCGGCGACGGGGCCCGCCTCGACGATGACGGGGATGTGTGGCTGCTCGGCCGCGTCGACGACGTCATGAACGTGTCCGGCCACCGCCTGTCGACCACCGAGATCGAGTCGGCGCTGGTGGGCAACGAGGCGGTCGCCGAGGCGGCGGTCGTGGGCGCCTCGGACGAGACCACCGGCCAGGCGGTCGTCGCCTTCGTCATCATCAAGCAGTCCTACCTCGACGCGCACTCCCCCGACGGCCTCGCGCAGAACCTGCGGCTGTGGGTCGGCGAGCAGATCGGCCCGATCGCGCGTCCCCGCGACGTCTACATCGTGGGCGAGCTGCCCAAGACCCGGTCCGGCAAGATCATGCGTCGCCTGCTCCGCGACGTCGCCGAGGGTCGCGAGGTCGGCGACACGACCACCCTCGCCGACACCGCCGTCATGTCGGTGATCTCCGCGCAGGTCAAGTAG
- a CDS encoding TadA family conjugal transfer-associated ATPase, with translation MSAPFVVRRRSAASLAPGAKGRTDASPRPASAARASAPSAVAPPAAAGAWVPHRGGADGATRVAKSASLHRLGEAATPPASPARTTAAAFAHSSAQRHRVLDPFAAYLDDPEVTDLFVNGAAGLFVDRGAGVVPAREWRATEDEVRDLAVALIGLGGRHIDDAAPCVDVRLDGGIRVHAVLPPIAPEGTVLSIRVPRLGAATLDDLQRTGMFDEDVRRRLADAIAGRANLLVSGAAGAGKTTLLAALLAEAPAHERIVTIEDVAELRIAHPHHVRLEARQPNIEGSGGVGLARLVREALRMRPDRLVVGECRGEEVRELLAALNTGHDGGAGTVHANGLHDVPARLEALGAPAGLDDRALARQAATAIGLVVHVERSADGSRRIAGVGRPFVAEDGRLAIEEERWDSR, from the coding sequence ATGTCCGCACCGTTCGTCGTCCGTCGCCGCTCCGCGGCCTCGCTCGCTCCCGGCGCGAAGGGACGGACGGATGCTTCGCCCCGGCCGGCGTCCGCTGCGCGGGCGTCCGCTCCGTCGGCTGTTGCACCGCCCGCCGCGGCGGGCGCGTGGGTGCCTCACCGGGGCGGTGCCGACGGGGCGACGCGGGTGGCGAAGTCGGCGTCGCTCCACAGGCTCGGTGAGGCGGCGACACCCCCGGCGAGCCCGGCCCGCACGACCGCAGCGGCCTTCGCGCACAGTTCGGCGCAGCGGCATCGCGTCCTCGATCCGTTCGCGGCATACCTCGACGACCCCGAGGTCACCGACCTGTTCGTCAACGGCGCGGCGGGTCTGTTCGTCGATCGCGGAGCCGGGGTCGTGCCGGCGCGGGAATGGCGGGCGACCGAAGATGAGGTGCGCGATCTCGCGGTGGCGCTCATCGGCCTCGGTGGGCGGCACATCGACGACGCCGCTCCGTGCGTGGACGTGCGCCTCGACGGCGGCATCCGCGTCCACGCCGTGCTGCCGCCCATCGCCCCGGAGGGCACGGTCCTGTCGATCCGCGTGCCGCGCCTCGGCGCTGCGACGCTCGATGACCTGCAGCGCACGGGCATGTTCGACGAGGACGTGCGCCGACGGCTGGCCGACGCGATCGCGGGACGCGCGAACCTCCTGGTGTCCGGCGCCGCCGGCGCGGGGAAGACCACACTGCTCGCGGCGCTGCTCGCGGAGGCACCCGCCCACGAGCGCATCGTCACGATCGAGGATGTCGCCGAGCTGCGCATCGCGCATCCGCACCACGTCCGCCTCGAGGCGCGTCAGCCCAACATCGAAGGATCCGGCGGCGTCGGGCTTGCGCGGCTGGTGCGTGAGGCGCTGCGTATGCGGCCCGACCGGCTCGTGGTGGGGGAGTGCCGTGGCGAAGAAGTCCGGGAGCTGCTGGCGGCACTGAATACCGGCCACGACGGCGGAGCCGGCACGGTGCACGCGAACGGACTCCACGACGTGCCCGCCCGGCTCGAGGCGCTCGGTGCACCCGCCGGACTCGACGATCGCGCACTCGCCCGCCAGGCCGCCACCGCGATCGGGCTCGTCGTTCACGTGGAGCGGAGCGCGGACGGCTCCCGCCGCATCGCCGGAGTCGGTCGCCCGTTCGTCGCTGAAGACGGGCGTCTGGCCATCGAGGAGGAGCGATGGGATTCTCGCTGA